The following proteins come from a genomic window of Frankia casuarinae:
- a CDS encoding DUF397 domain-containing protein, giving the protein MTKIYSGMSAAALQRVTWQKSRRSNSQGNCVEMAKLPGDEVAVRNSRHPNGPALVYTRAEIEALILGAKDGDFDNLLQ; this is encoded by the coding sequence ATGACCAAGATCTACAGCGGTATGTCCGCCGCGGCACTGCAGCGCGTGACATGGCAGAAGAGTCGTCGGAGCAACTCGCAGGGAAACTGCGTCGAAATGGCGAAGCTTCCGGGTGACGAAGTTGCCGTCCGTAACTCTCGGCATCCAAACGGACCCGCTCTGGTGTATACCCGAGCTGAAATCGAGGCTCTGATACTCGGGGCCAAAGACGGCGACTTCGACAACCTGCTCCAGTAG
- a CDS encoding helix-turn-helix domain-containing protein yields the protein MTTAQPGSGPTVRRILLGSQLRRLREEKGISRETAGYHIRASESKISRMELGRVSFKERDVADLLTFYQVTDDAERAPLLALVREANAAGWWQNFNDVLPSWFQPYIGLEEAAQLIRTYELQFIPGLLQTEDYARAIITQGSGGLPVDVIERRVSVRLNRQKLLCRKDPPRLWIVIDEAALRRPIGGPKVMRAQLEHLIAVSELPNLTLQVMPFAFGGHAAEGGAFTILRFPEMDLPDVVYLEQLTGSAYLDKREDVDRYMEVYNRLSVDSTTPGDTAELLRRIITEL from the coding sequence GTGACGACAGCTCAGCCGGGAAGTGGACCGACCGTACGTCGGATCCTGCTCGGCTCTCAGCTCCGTCGACTTCGCGAGGAGAAGGGCATCAGCCGGGAGACCGCCGGCTACCACATCCGCGCATCAGAGTCGAAGATCAGCCGGATGGAGCTTGGCCGCGTCAGCTTCAAAGAACGCGACGTCGCCGACCTGCTGACCTTCTATCAGGTCACGGACGATGCAGAGCGCGCCCCATTGCTGGCCCTTGTCCGGGAGGCGAACGCCGCTGGCTGGTGGCAGAACTTCAACGACGTTCTCCCGTCCTGGTTCCAGCCGTACATCGGCCTGGAGGAGGCGGCCCAGCTCATCCGGACCTACGAACTCCAGTTCATTCCGGGCCTGTTGCAGACCGAGGACTACGCCCGAGCGATCATCACGCAAGGTAGTGGTGGCCTACCAGTCGACGTCATCGAGCGCCGGGTCAGCGTGCGGCTCAACCGGCAGAAGCTGCTGTGCCGTAAGGACCCGCCACGGCTCTGGATAGTCATCGACGAGGCGGCGCTGCGTCGGCCGATCGGCGGACCGAAGGTGATGCGGGCCCAGCTCGAGCACCTCATCGCCGTGTCCGAGCTGCCGAACCTCACCCTGCAGGTGATGCCGTTCGCCTTTGGCGGCCACGCGGCGGAGGGTGGGGCCTTTACGATCCTCCGCTTCCCCGAAATGGACCTGCCGGACGTGGTCTACCTGGAGCAGCTCACCGGTTCCGCCTACCTCGACAAGCGCGAGGACGTCGACCGGTACATGGAGGTGTATAACCGGCTCAGTGTCGACAGCACGACCCCGGGTGACACTGCCGAGCTGCTACGGCGCATCATCACCGAGCTCTGA